GAGCTTTATAAAATTTTTAATACATATAATTTTATACACATTAAGGACACATATATAAGCTATAATTTCATAAATTTAAGGAGCTTATATGTTTAAAATTTTAGTTGCCGAGGATGATGAACTACTAAACGAGATGATACAAGTAAAGCTAAAAAACGAGGGCTTTAGCGTAAAGAGCGCGTTTAACGGCGTGGAGGCGGTGGAAATTTTAGAAAGTGAGCATATTGACCTGCTTATCACTGACGTTATGATGCCTTTGCGTGATGGATACGGTCTAGCAAAAGAGGCAAAGCTCATAAAAGAGAGCCTTCTTATACTCATGATAACCGCCAAAAGCGAGATAGTGGATATGGAAAGGGGCTTTCTAAGCGGAGCCGATGATTATATGAGTAAGCCTATAAATTTAAAAGAGCTAGTTTTAAGGGTAAATGCCTTGCTAAGACGCGCTAAGATAGTAAATGAAAAGAGGCTCTCATTTAAAGGCACGGAGCTAGACTACAACGCGCTGAGCGCGAGTGTAAACGGCGAAAAGACGGAGCTTACGCCAAAGGAGTTTTACCTGCTCTTTTTGCTACTCTCAAACGAGGATAAAATTTTCACACGATTTGAGATAATGCAAGAAATTTGGGGCTTTGAAAGTGATAGCGATGAGCGAGTCGTCGATACTCACATAAAAAAGCTAAGACAAAAATTTGAACACACAAGCGACTTTGAGATAGTTACTATCCGCGGACTTGGCTACAAGGGTAAAATTTCATGAAAAAGTATCTAATCAGCCTAAAATCCTATATCGCCATAATGTCTTCGCTCACATTTTTATTTATCACCATATTTTCATCATCCTTGGTCGCGCTCATACTTTGGCTTTTTGATATACGGCTAAGTCTGTTTTTTAGCGTTGCGATAGTTTGCGTGCTTACTACGGTTTTAAGCACGGCGACATTTTACTTTGGCACGGCTTATTTTTTAAGATATATTGAGAGGTTTAACAAGGCTTCTAAAAGGATAGGAGATGGCGACTTTAGCGTGAGAGTGGAGCGAAACAGAGATAAATTTAGAGGAAATTTTATCTACCTGCACGAGCTTGATGAGTTAGCCGATAGCACAAATAAAACGGTTAGCGAGCTTGAAAAGATGAATTTCTTGCAAAAAGACTTCATCTCAAACGTATCTCACGAGCTAAAAACACCGCTAAGCGTTATAAGTGGATTTTGCGAAATTTTACTTGATGAGCCAGATGAAGCGGACAGGAAAAGATACCTAAACCTCATCCACGCCGAGGCAAACGCCCTAAGTGAGCTTTGCGAAAATATGCTACTGCTTTCAAAACTTGATAACAACACTATCGTGCCACAAAATGACGTCATCCGCGTTGATGAACAGATACGAAAGGCGCTATCCACACTCATACAAAAGCACAAAAGTGAGCATGAGCTAGAGCTTCTTTTAAACCCCGTAAGCCTAAAAACTAACGCCTCTATGCTTATGCAAGTGTGGATAAATCTGCTAGATAACGCCCTAAAATACTCAAAAAGTAAAATTTGCATAGAGTGCTTTGAGCAAAACGGCGAAATAGTCGTGCGTATAAAAGATGATGGCGAGGGGATAGAGCCAAGTAAGCTAGAGCGGATATA
This is a stretch of genomic DNA from Campylobacter sp. RM6914. It encodes these proteins:
- a CDS encoding response regulator transcription factor — translated: MFKILVAEDDELLNEMIQVKLKNEGFSVKSAFNGVEAVEILESEHIDLLITDVMMPLRDGYGLAKEAKLIKESLLILMITAKSEIVDMERGFLSGADDYMSKPINLKELVLRVNALLRRAKIVNEKRLSFKGTELDYNALSASVNGEKTELTPKEFYLLFLLLSNEDKIFTRFEIMQEIWGFESDSDERVVDTHIKKLRQKFEHTSDFEIVTIRGLGYKGKIS
- a CDS encoding sensor histidine kinase, which produces MKKYLISLKSYIAIMSSLTFLFITIFSSSLVALILWLFDIRLSLFFSVAIVCVLTTVLSTATFYFGTAYFLRYIERFNKASKRIGDGDFSVRVERNRDKFRGNFIYLHELDELADSTNKTVSELEKMNFLQKDFISNVSHELKTPLSVISGFCEILLDEPDEADRKRYLNLIHAEANALSELCENMLLLSKLDNNTIVPQNDVIRVDEQIRKALSTLIQKHKSEHELELLLNPVSLKTNASMLMQVWINLLDNALKYSKSKICIECFEQNGEIVVRIKDDGEGIEPSKLERIYDKFYQCEESHKKKGSGLGLSIVKRILEHLRGEIEYKNTECGVQACVKFKV